Proteins encoded together in one Halalkaliarchaeum sp. AArc-CO window:
- a CDS encoding helix-turn-helix domain-containing protein gives MVSLDVGTNGTERPRLYECSECTATLIASRDPDGVVCCGEPMTRVDRVSTPLQDPDLEAVLEEVLGLSRNTIVVCIYVMERGPTTVPEIAEDVGLSESAVSTKLTHLVEAGILERSQRNLTNGGSVNVYTAVSAETQRRIYRRGLYQWFREAIELIDEFDLEELKERYRKEESETETDTETELSSVYWDSDSSVSSSD, from the coding sequence ATGGTCTCCCTCGACGTCGGAACGAACGGGACGGAACGCCCGAGACTGTACGAGTGTTCGGAGTGTACCGCGACACTGATCGCTTCCCGGGATCCCGACGGTGTGGTCTGTTGTGGGGAGCCGATGACGCGGGTCGACCGCGTCTCCACCCCGCTTCAGGATCCGGATCTCGAAGCCGTTCTCGAGGAGGTCCTCGGCCTCTCGCGGAACACCATCGTCGTCTGCATTTACGTCATGGAGCGCGGCCCGACGACGGTTCCGGAGATCGCCGAAGACGTGGGGTTAAGCGAGAGCGCGGTGTCGACGAAGCTCACGCACCTCGTCGAGGCGGGGATCCTCGAGCGGTCACAGCGCAACCTCACGAACGGCGGTTCGGTGAACGTTTACACGGCGGTGTCTGCAGAAACCCAGCGTCGGATCTACCGGCGGGGGCTGTACCAGTGGTTCCGGGAGGCGATCGAACTGATCGACGAGTTCGACCTCGAGGAACTCAAAGAACGGTATCGGAAAGAGGAGTCCGAGACGGAGACGGATACGGAAACGGAGCTGTCGTCGGTCTACTGGGACTCCGACTCGAGTGTGTCGTCTTCGGATTGA